AACGGCGAAAGGCACATCCTGCTATCCTTCACCGGCGACGGACAATACACCTGTAACCAGAATGTGGAGGCGCCGCAGAAGCTGTTCGTAGATAATGACATAACTGGGACGGCCGTACGGTACGCGGGCCCGGCGATACGATCGTTTGGGAGGTGCTGACTATACCCAGGCCGGTTTGGAACTTTGCCGATGTGGTAGATGATGTGAATTACTTTTTCGCCAATATCGCGCCTATCGATACGTCGGAGCACTGGCGCTTCCATACGGTAGGATTCAGTGGCGGTGTTAGCCGGCAACCGGGGGGCTATCGCATCCACATCATCGATTTAAATGGCCGGGTGATCAGGGATGTAAGTAATGTGAAGGGAGGCCTGTACCAGGCAGACGTATCTACACTTAGTAAAGGGATGTACATTTTACAAATACAACATGGAGAAACGAAGGAACAGCGAAAGTTCATCAGGGAATAATCGCCTGTTTATGAGAGAAAAAGCGTCGCAGACCAGGCGGCGCTTTTTTTATTGTTCAAAAACGAGTACTTCCGCCTTGGCTCCCAGTTCGGCCAGGTGCCCGTTCACTTCCGCGATCATTTTATCGGGGCCGCAAACATAGAAGTACTGGTCAAAGTCGGCTACATGTTGTTTCAGAAAGGTGCTGTCGATGCGCGCATGGCCGTAACCGGTTTTCTCTTCGCGGCTGAGCATAAAGTGCGCTTCAGGACCAAGTATGTCGCGCAGTTCATCTTCGCAGATCACGTCTGCAGCGGTTTTATTGGAAAAGAAAAGCGTGTTGCCCAATATCTTATCATCCTTTTTCAGCTGGCGCAAAATGGCCAGGAAGGGCGTGATACCGGCGCCACCGGCAATGAAGTAACCGCGCCCTTTATATTCGATCGCGCCCCATACATCGTGGATCAACAGTTCATCACCTTCGGATAACCTGTGCAGTTGATGGGTAACACCGTTATGGTCGTGGTAACCTTTGATGGTAAACTCCAGGTACAGATTTTCGTTGAGGGAAGTAAACGTAAAAGGCCTTCGCTCCTGCTCCCAGCCAGGTTTATTGATGGCTACTTCTGTGGCCTGTCCGGGCGAAAAGCGATAACCTTCGGGCTTCTCGAAACGGAAACATTTTACGTCGTGGGTAACGGGTGTAATGGAAAGGATTTTTACGATATGTTGTTCCATGGCAGTTATCCCATTTTAATCCTGGGGTCCACTATACTATACAATATATCTGCCAGAAGGTTGATGATCACAAATATTCCGGCTGTGAAAAGTACGGCGCCCATGACTACCGGGAAGTCGAATTTCTCCAGCGCATCTACGGTTACTTTACCGATTCCTTTCCATCCGAAGATGTATTCCACGAAGAAGGCGCCGGCAAGTAACTCCGCGAACCAGCCGGTGATGGCGGTTATCACGGGATTAAGGGCGTTGCGTAAAGCATGTTTGTAAAGTATAACGCCGCTGCGCAAACCTTTAGCGCGGGCGGTGCGGATGTAGTCCTGCCCGAGTACGTCGAGCATAGCGCTGCGGGTAAGCTGCACGATGATCGCGAGCGGACGAATACCGAGTGTGATAGCGGGCAGTACGAGGTTGCGGAGGTTTAGTACCCGGCCGGCAAAGGGATCGATGTCGTACAGGCTGCCCGTCATATGCAGCCCCGTGTAATCGGTCAGCACAAAGCCGAACAGGTAAGCCAGTACAATGCCCGCGAAGAAAGACGGGGCAGAGATGCCGATCACGCTGGCAAATACCGCGCTGGTATCCATCCAGGTGTTTTGTTTTACGGCCGACAAAATACCGAGCGCTATACCGACCACCGTGGCGAACAGCATTGCCGCCAGGGCCAGTACGAGCGTGCCTGGTAAGGCTTCGGTCAGTATCTCCCAAACATCTTTTTTACCCTGGTAAGACCGCCGCAGGTAGGGTGTTTTAAGCACGAGTAAACGGTCGTTGCTCAGTGCACTTATCTGCAGGTAATTAAGATTGGCCTCCGCCTCTGCGCGTGGATGCACGGCGATGGGCGAAAGGTCGTTGAGGTACAATAAGAATTGCACCGGGAGCGGCTTATCGAGGTGCAGCTCCCGGCGCACATTTTCCAGAGAGGCCACATCGGCGCGCTGGCCCAAAGTTAAACGGGCAGGATCGCCAGGCAGTACGTTGAAGAGGAAAAATACCACCATCACTACGCCCAGTAACACTAGCAGCCCGTAAAACAGTTTCCTTAGAATGAAACGCGCCATGTTGCTTATTTAGTTGCCGCTGAATGCGGGAATGTCGTTATAATGCCACTTACCGGTAATAGTGCCTTTGTTCAGCTCTATCAATGTAGGATTAGCCCTGCCGGCGGTTTTGATCGCCGTGCCATCCATCTGCAGGAAAGGGAAGCTGATACCATGGGTCTTCTTGAACACGTCCACCGCTTCTTTGCCGGAAGAGGTAACACCATAGATATAGAAGCCTTTCGCCTGCGCGAGTTTCTCCAGGTCCTGGATCTGTTTATCCCAACCGCTGCCGGCTTCGTCCACGCTCTTCACAAGGAAAAGGTAAATGGTCGTTCCTTCGCTCAGGATGCTCTGTGTAAAGTCGCCACCATCAAAGTCTTTCAGGGAGAAGTCTTTAATGGCCGGCATCGCGTCACCTTTTACGATCAGTTTATCGGTACGGTCCACGAACTTCCAGGTAGTATCCTGCCATGGATAGCTGTCGTCAGGGAACTCCTGCCGTTTACCATCTTTCTCGTAAATCAGGATGGTTTTGTATACGTCGGGCCGGGAGCCTGGCGGTACTTTCATCTTTTCAGGAATGTTGTTGCCTACTTTATAAGGCAGGCAGTCTACAATCGGCAAATGCGACAGCGTATACCATTGCAGCCCGAAAGAGAATACGGTGGCTGCTGCCAGTATACCAATGGATGCTTTCGCGCCAAACAGCGGCTGTATCCGTTTGTGGAAGATGAAGATCACCACGATCATCACGGTAAGGATCACATCTTTCCAGAAGCTTTGTTCTGCTTCCAGTTTGATACAGTCCCCGAAACAGCCGCATTCTTTGATCAGTCCACTGAAAAGTGCAAAGCCGGTCAGGAAGGTGAAAAATATGATCAGTATTAATAATAGTGTAGAGAAAAGGCGCATGCGGTAACCCACGAGTACGGCTACACCGGCAATGATCTCGAAGGCGTTCATAAGTATCGACAGCACCAGCGAATACGGTACCATCCAATACATATGTAATACTTCAAAAAACTCATCCATCTTGTAACTGAGGCCCAGCGGGTCATTCGCTTTTATCAGCCCGGAAAAGATGAACAGTACTCCTACTATGATTCTAAACAGGATCAGGATAACTTTCATGGTTGGATCTATGGTTTTAGTAACAAATTAAAGTTTACCGGCTGCCTCTCCGGCTTTGATCAGCGCGAAGATGGCATAGTTTACAATGTCAACGAAGTTGGCGTCCATCCCTTCGGAGATGAGCGTTTTACCGTCGTTGCGTAATATTTGTTTAATGCGCAGCAGTTTAGTAAGAATGAGATCCACAAAAGATTCCTGGCTCATATCGCGCCAGGCCTCGCCGTAGTCGTGGTTCTTAGCCTCCATCACGTCGCGGATGAACTGTATCTTCTGATCATACAGCACTGCCACTTCATCTGCAGGAATGTCGGTGTACGGATCGTTGGGCAGCTCCATCTGCAAAAGTGCGATCACGCCGTAGTTGATGATCGCGGCAAATTCGCCGTCGATGTGGTCGTCTACTTTCTGCTTACCGCCCAGTTCCTGGATGGTACGGATGCGCTGTGCTTTGATGAAGATCTGGTCCACGATTGAAATGGGCCGCAGCACGCGCCACGAAGTGCCGTAGTCGCGGGCCTTTTTTACGAATGTGTCTTTACAGGCGTTGATCACCTGGCTGTATTGCGCTGCTGTGTTCCGGATCGTTTTCGTCAAAGCGTTTTTAGTTTGAAATAATTGCTAATCAATTACATTTGCAGCCAAAATAAGCCTGCGTGATGTTCAAAAATACATCATTCGGATAGAAATCATACAGTATTCTGTATTATTGTGATAAGCGTTCAACCTAACATATCCCATGACTTATACGATCAATTGCCGCGGCAAACTGCTTGACCTTTCACAACCAGTGGCCATGGGCATTATGAATATTAATGAAGATTCGTTTTATGCGGGCAGCCGCAGCCACCAGCTGCATGAGGTAACAGCGCGGGCCGGCCAGATGCTGGCCGGCGGGGCGGCTATACTCGACCTGGGCGGACAAAGCACCCGTCCGGGCAGTGTACAGGTAAGCGCCGAAGAAGAGGCCAGCCGGGTGATACCGGCCATTCATGCGATCGTGCATCACTATCCGGAAGCGGTTATTTCGGTGGATACTTATTATGCCGCCGTAGCCGAAAAGGCCGTGCTGGCAGGCGCAGCGATCGTTAACGATATTAGTGCCGGCGACCTGGACAAACAGATGATCCCGACCGTAGCGCGGTTAAAGGTGCCATACATTGCCATGCATATGAAGGGCACGCCCGAAACGATGCAGAAGGAAGCGCGCTATCATGATGTGGTGCAGGATGTGCTGGATTACTTTATCCTGAAATTAGAGGTACTTCGCCAGGCAGGCATCCGCGACGTGATCATCGATCCCGGCTTTGGTTTCGCGAAGAACATGGAGCACAATTACCAGCTCCTGAACGGACTGCACGCGTTTAAAATGCTGAACGTACCGATATTGGCCGGGGTAAGCCGTAAGGGAATGATCTACAAACTGCTCGAAACCACAGCCGAACAGGCGCTGAACGGCACTACGGTACTGCATACCCTGGCATTACAGCAGGGCGCGGCCATCCTGCGGGTACATGATGTAAAGGAAGCGAACGAAGTTATCAGGATCATGCAATATGCACAGCAACATCTATCAAGAGACTAAAAATCTGTTACATTTACAATATGGACGTAATTAACTTCTATGGATACAATTTTCGATGGCTGAATTTACTGGACCTTGCGATTGTTATTTTCCTGATCATTCAACTCTACCGGCTGCTGAAAGGGAGCCTCGCTTTTAATATATTCCTGGGATTACTGTGTATCTACGCCGCCTACTTCCTCGTGCGTGCGCTGAAAATGCCGATCCTCACCAATGTATTGCAGAACTTTATTAACGTCGGGCTTATCGCGATCATCATCATCTTTCAACCCGAAATCCGCAAATTTCTGCTGGTATTAGGCAAAAAGACACCGCTCAGTAAAGACAGTTTTCTAACCAAACTGTTCCTGCCCGACCGATTTAAGAGTTATAAGGAAGAAGAACACATCATCAACGAGATCATCACCGCCATCGGACACATGGCCGCCAGTCAGACCGGCGCGCTCATTGTGCTGGCCACTACTTACCGCGTAAAGTTCGATACGGCGTCCAGCATACCCATCGACGGGAATGTGAGTGCTAAGCTGATCGAAAGCATCTTTGAAAAGAATGCCCCGCTGCATGATGGAGCGCTCATCATCGTGGGCAACAAAATATTGGCCGCCAAGGTAATTCTCCCCCTTTCGGAGAATCCGAACCTGCCCACCCGCATCGGTATGCGCCACCGCTCCGCGGTAGGTATCACCGAACATAGCGATAACCTGGCCATTTGCGTTTCGGAAGAGCGGGGAACTATTTCTTATGCGGAAGACGGTATTCTCACACAGGATGTTTCGCTGGAGGAACTGAAAGTCAAGTTATACGAAACCCTCGTCGAAGGACTTTAAAACAAAAAGGCTATCTCGTAAGAAGATAGCCTTTTTTATATTCTCAAAATTCGCTTAACGCTGATTAGTTAGCCGGAGCAGCAGGAGCTGTTGGAGCAACTTCAGGTGCTGCAGCGCTACCAGGGATCACATCCAGCAGTTCAACAGTGAACGCCAGGATAGAGTTACCCGGGATAGTCGGAGGGTTACCCTGGAAACCGTAAGCTACGGCAGAAGGGATTACCAGTGTAGCTTTGGTGCCTTTTTTCAGGGCAGCAATGCCTTCATCCCAACCTTTGATTACAAAACCACGGCCAATCGGGAAGCGCAGGGGCTCCAGCGGCATACCCGGACGGATAGTGGAATCAACGTTAGAATCAAATACTTTACCATCCAGCAAAGAACCAGTGTAGTTCACTACAACAGTATCACCTGGCTGAGGCTGGGCGCCGGCGCCTTCTGCAGTAACGGCTACGTTAACGCCGGAAGCAGTTTTAGTGGTAGTAGTGAGGCTCTTTTTCTTCAGGTACTCAGAGATCTCTTTTTCTTCTTTAGCAGTCTGGCCAGCAATGGTGTATTTGCTGTCAACTACGAAAGTCAGTCTGATTTTGTCGCCTTTTTTAGCAAACGGAGGCATCTGTGGCAGAGAGTCTACCAGCAGTACGAAAGTTGCGCTATCACCTACATGCAGTTCAGAGAAACCGTCCATCAGGTCATATTTCTCAACAGATTTCTGGATAGGTACGGGAATGGCGCCGCCTTGCTGTTTGCGGGACTCAAACATGATAGAGTCGTTCAGGCGGGTGTAGATAAACATCATTGCAGTATCGCCGATCTTAAGCTGTTCGCCGCTACCGGATTTATCGATTGTATAGTCGATGCCACCGGGAGTTTTCCTTTGCTTGGGAGCGCAGCTGGCCAGCAGCAGCAAGCCGCAAGACGCAACAAGTAACAGGTTGTTCTTTTTCATTTGAAATTGTTAGGTGATGTATTTAAAGTTATTGTAACAAGTCTTCATTGGCGTGCATCGCATCGATAAAACGCTGTATCGTTTTGTCGAGCGGGTCGCCGCTTCTGCCCCCGGCTGCGTTAAAGTGCCCTCCCCCGTCGAAGTAACGGCGGGCGAAGGTATTCACGTCAAAGTCGCCTTTCGAGCGGAAAGAGAGTTTCACCTCCACGTTCCGGTCAATGATCAGCGCCGCTAATTTAATGCCTTGGATGGACAATAGGAAATTAACGATCCCTTCTGTGTCGCCCGTTTGCAGGTCAAACTTACGTAAGTCGCTGTAAGGGATAGCGATCATGGCCGTATTACACTCGTAAAATACCTCCATCCGGTTCAGCAGGCTGTTGCCCAGGAAGCGGAGGCGGTTTTCGAGGAAGTTGTCATAAATCGCCTGGTGAATGAACTCGTGCTTTAATCCGCGGTCCATCAGGTCGGCCACCATGCGGTGTACCCGGGAGGAGGTGGAGGAAAAGCGGAAAGAGCCCGTATCGGTAAGGGTGCCGGCGTAAATACACTCGCCCATGGCTGGGTTGATGTATTTTTCCTCGCCCAGTGTGTACAGCATTTCGTAGATCATCTGCGCCGTTGCCGCCGCCGTATTATCACTCACACCGTAGTCAAACTGGTCTTTCGGCTCCAGGTGGTGGTCTACCAGGATGCGGATGGCCGTCATCTTTTCAATAACCGGCGCCATGTTCTTGGTGCGGTCGATGTTGTTAAAGTCCAGGCAGAACAACAGTTCCGCTCCTTTCATCACCTCCAGTGCCTTGTCATTGGCCGATTCAAAGTCTATCACCAGGTCGCATCCCGGCATCCATTTCAGGAAGTCTGGATAGTTGGTGGGAGAAATGACGGTCGTTTGGTGACCCTTCTGCTGCAAATAGTGAAACAGGGCCAGGGAAGAACCCATGGCATCTGCATCGGGTTTCTGATGCATGGTGATCACCACTTTCTTGGGGCTTTCCAGCAAAGGTTTGATTTCCTCAATTGGCTTCATCAAAGACTATAATGTTATATTTTACAAGCTGTTAAAGCGCCTACCGGTTTATGGGAAAACGAAGTGCGAAGTTCTTTATTTGGGGCAGAATTTCAAAATTTTTTACGGCATCGAAAAAACTGGTTACTTTTGCGCCCTAACCGGCAGGAAACCAGGCTACCCGGGCTCCTGTTCCGGTATTACTTAAATCAGGCAAATACGCAACAACAATATGAGTAACAGAACTTTTACAATGATTAAGCCGGATGCGGTTGCCAATGGCCACATCGGCGGCATCCTCGCCCAGATCAACGAAGCTGGTTTCCGCATCGTAGCAATGAAAATGCTGCGCCTTTCTACCGAAAAAGCTGGTGAATTTTACGCTGTACACAAAGAGCGTCCTTTCTACGGCGAACTGGTAGAGTTCATGAGCAGCGGTCACATCGTGGCAGCTATCCTGGAAAAAGACAATGCAGTAGAGGAGTTCCGCAAACTGATCGGCGCTACTAACCCTGCCAACGCAGAGGAAGGTACCATCCGCAAAAAATACGCAGAATCTATCGGCCGCAACGCCGTTCACGGTTCTGACTCCGACGAAAACGCTGCGATCGAAGGCAACTTCTTCTTCAGCGGTCTGGAGAAATTCTAATCCGGAAAAATTAAAGAATGAATATGGGGGAAGCTTTTTGGGGCTTCCCCCTTTTTATTACTATTCAGCCGCCGTTGCGTCGCACACTTCAGCTTTTGTTCGCTACTTATCCAATTCCACCACCAGGTCGTCCTGGCTCACCATCGTACCCTCCGGTAAATGCACCGCTTTCACTTTACAGGCTCTGGTGGCGGTTACCGTGGTTTCCATCTTCATCGCCTCGATGATGAATAACGGGGTATTATTAGTCACCGCATCACCTGTCTTCACCAGCAATTTCGACAACTTACCCTGCAAAGGCGCGCCCACTTCCATTTCCGGGTTGCCCACTTTTTTGTTACTCACCACTTTCGACACCACCGACCGGTCGCGTATCTGCACCCGGCGGCCATACCCGTTCAGCTCAAACACCACGGTACGAATGCCCGTAGGGTCGGGCGGCATCACGAATACGAGCTTCACGATAATGGTTTTGCCCTTACTCAGCGGGATCAGTATCTCCTCGCCCGGCTTCAGCCCGTAAAAGAAGGCTGGTGTAGGAATGGCTTCCACGTTGCCGAAGGACTGTGCATGATGATAATACTCATCAAACACCTTGGGGAACATATGGTAACTCAGGTAATCGTTAAACTCTGCCTGCGGGTATTTCAGCTGGAAGGTCGCAAAGTCCTTATCGAAGTCCACAGGTGGCAGGTGTTCGTTCGGTTTACCCTTCAACGGCTCCTGTCCTTTCAGCACGATCTTTTGTAACTGCTCCGGGAACCCGCCGAACGGCACGCCCAGGTCGCCCTTAAAAAATCCCTGTACCGAAGCCGGGAAGGCCAGGTTGCGGCTCTCGTCCAGCACGTCTTCGGCCGAAAGATTATTGGAGGTCATGAAAAGTGCCATATCCCCTACTACTTTTGAGCTGGGTGTTACTTTCACGATGTCGCCGAACAGGTGGTTCACCACCGCGTAGTTCTGTTTGATCGTTTCCAGTTTGTCGCCCAGTCCCAGTGAGTCGGCCTGCTGGCGGAGGTTGGAGTACTGTCCGCCCGGGATTTCATTTTCATAGATCTGCGCGGTGCCGGCTTTCATATCGGACTCGAACGGGTAGTAAAACTCGCGTACATCTTCCCAGTAGTTGCTGTACTGGTTCAGGGAGTGTAAGTCCATCGGCTGGTAACGTTCATGGCCCTGCAGGATGGCCGTCATTGCGTTCAAGTTGGGCTGTGAAGTAAGGCCGCTGAGCGAGGCAATGGCACAATCGACCACGTTTACACCGGCTTCGATGGCCTTCAGGTAAGTCGCTGCCTGCACGGATGCTGTGTCATGGGTATGCAGCACGATCGGCAGTTTCACCGCATCTTTCAGCGCATGAACGAGCGTGCTGGCGGCCTGCGGTTTCAGCAGCCCGGCCATGTCCTTAATCGCCAGCATATGCGCGCCTGCGTCTTCCAGGCGTTTGGCCAGGTCTACATAGTATTGCAGCGTGTACTTTTTATTATCCGGGTTACTGATGTCGCCCGTGTAGCTGATCGCCGCCTGTGCCAGTGCGTTCGTATGCTCCCGAACGAACCGGATGCTCGGCGCCATGGCCTCCACCCAGTTCAGCGAATCGAAAATGCGGAAGATGTCGATGCCCGTTTCCGCTGCCTTCTCGATGAACTTGGCGATCAGGTTCTCGGGGTAAGCGGAATAGCCGACTGCATTCGATCCGCGGAACAACATCTGCAACAACATGTTCGGCATCGCCTGCCGCAGTTGCTGCAATCGCCGCCAGGGACATTCATGCAGGAAGCGCATCGACACGTCGAAGGTGGCGCCGCCCCACACTTCCATGGAAAACAGTTGCGGGTTCGCTTTTGCATATCCTTCCGCTGCCGCCAGTATGTCTTTGGTGCGCACGCGCGTCGCGAGCAAGCTTTGATGCGCATCCCGGTAGGTAGTATCGGTCATGTATACCGGCTTCTCCTGCCGGAGCCATTGCGCAAAGTCCTCCCGTCCCATCTGCGTCAGTTTGTCCTTCATGCCCGCCGGGTAAGGCTGCACCGGATCGAAGTTGGGCACCTTGGGTGTTCTGAACTTCTTGTTAGGGTCGGCGATCTTAATGTCGGGGTGACCATTCACCGTTACATCGGCCAGGTACATGAGTGTTTTAGTAGCCCGGTCACGTATCTGCGAAAGCTTAAACAGTTCAGGATGTTGCTCGATAAAGCTCACCGTACAGTTACCGCGGCGGAAGATGTCGTGGTTGATCACGTTCTCCAGGAAGCCGATGTTCGTTTTCACACCCCGTATGCGGAACTCACGTAACGTGCGCTGTAAACGGCTGGAAGCGCCCGATAACGTGCGTCCCCAGGCGGTCACTTTTACAAGCATCGAATCAAAGAAAGGAGAAATATTTACACCGCTATATGTACTGCCTTCATCCAGCCGTATGCCGAAACCGCCAGCGTTACGATAGGCGATCACCGTACCGTAGTCGGGTTTAAAGTTGTTCTCGGGGTCTTCGGTGGTAATACGGCATTGTATCGCAAAGCCATTAATTTTTACATCATCCTGGTCTTTGAGAAAGATCTCCGGATCGCTCAGCTGGTGGCCTGCGGCAATGAGTATCTGCGAACGCACGATGTCGATGCCGGTCACCTGTTCGGTCACCGTATGCTCCACCTGTATACGCGGGTTTACTTCGATGAAATACACCTTGTTTTGCCGGTCTACCAAAAACTCCACGGTACCCACGTTATTGTACTTCACTTTACGCGCCAGTTGCAGCGCATAGTCATAGATCTCGTTGCGCGTTTCTAACGGCAGGTTAGGCGACGGGGCTATTTCCACCACCTTCTGGAAGCGGCGTTGCACCGAGCAGTCGCGCTCATACAGGTGCAGGATGTTGCCATGGTTGTCGCCCATGAGCTGCACTTCGATGTGTTTGGGCTCTTCGATGAACTTTTCGATGAAGATGGTGTCGTTGCCGAATGCTTTGCCGGCTTCTCCCCTGGCCTCGTTGAAGGCACGTTCGAGGTCGTTGGCATCGCGAACTACGCGCATCCCCCGCCCGCCGCCGCCGGCGGCGGCTTTCAGAATAATTGGGAAGCCGATGCGCGTTGCTTCCTGTAACACCGTGTCGATATGATCGAGCGGCACCTGGCTGTCTTCGATCAACGGTACACCCACAGCGCGTGCCAGGGTTTTAGCGGCTACCTTGTCACCCAGCTGCGCCATCACTTCCGGGTCCGGGCCCACAAAGATGATCCCTTCCTCCTTACAGCGACGTGCAAATTGTACGTTCTCGCTCAGGAAGCCGTAGCCGGGGTGGATCGCATCTACCTGTTGTAACTTCGCCTGGTGTATGATGGCCTCTATGTCCAGGTAAGGCTTCAGCGGATCATCGTCTGCCCCTACCTGGTAAGCTTCGTCTGCTTTGTACCGGTGCAGCGAATACCGGTCTTCGTACGTAAAAATGGCTACAGTGCTGATCCTGAGCTCGGCGGCTGCGCGTAATATCCTAACGGCAATCTCGCCACGGTTGGCGACCAGTAATTTCCTGATCTTTTTTAGTGTTAACTCCGACATGTTGAGGTTTAAAATGGTTGATTGAAAGTGGAACGCGTCTAAAATAATGGAATTGAATAACTTCGATCATGATGCCGATAGCCAACGAACCGCACGTTTCCTTAGCGCCTGTTCAATGATTGAGGCGCATCTGTAAAAAGTATTTACCGAAGTTGTGGATTCCCGTTGCATCCGTTTAAAAACAATGTTTACCATAAATTTGCTAAATAATTTGCAGCGTTATATTTCATTCGGTTGCATCGCTGCAATGAACTATTTTGCGCTTTATGTGGGAATCGCATCTGAACGGATTTAAGGCATACCTGCGCCTGGAGCGCTCGCTGGCAGGCAACTCTATCGAGGCTTACCTGCGCGATGTAGAGAAACTCACGCAATACCTGCAGTCGGTGAACCAGCCGTTAGCGCCCGGCGAGCTGGAGTTATCGCATTTACAGGCGTTCGTACAATGGGTGGCCTCACTGGGCATGAGCGCTACGTCCCAGGCACGCATCATCTCGGGCATCAAAGGGTTCTATAAATACCTGTTGCTGGAAGATATGGTACGCACCGATCCCACGCAGCTACTCGATGCGCCGAAAACGAGCCGCAAGTTACCGGATGTACTCAGCTTTCATGAAATAGAACAGCTCATCGGCTGCCTCGATCTCAGCAAACCCGAAGGCACACGCAATAAAGCTATTCTCGAAACCATGTACAGCTGCGGACTGCGCGTAAGCGAGGTAACCGGCTTAAAAATATCGCATCTCTATACAGAAGAAGGTTTCATCCGCGTCATCGGTAAAGGCGATAAGGAACGCCTCATTCCCATCGGCAGCGACGCCCTGCGGTACATCGACATCTACCGCCAACAGGTGCGTGTACATGTGCCGGTAAAGAAAGGCCAGGAAGATATATTGTTCCTCAACCGCCGCGGCAGCGCGCTTACCAGGGTGATGATCTTTTTAGTGATAAAAGACCTGGTGTTAAAAGCCGGTATCAAAAAAGATGTATCGCCCCATACCTTCCGCCACTCCTTCGCTACCCACCTGGTAGAAGGCGGCGCAGACTTACGGGCAGTGCAGGAAATGCTGGGGCATGAGAGCATTACGACGACGGAAATTTACACGCATCTCGACCGGGAGTATTTGAGAGATACGTTGCATCGGTATCATCCGAGGTTTTAATGTAAAAAGGGTACGCCCGTTACAGGCATAGCCGTTTCTATACTTTATTAATTGCACGCTCCGTCCCCCGGCACAAAAAAAGGCCCCCGGTGAGGGAGCCCTTTCTTACACAAGCAGTTTATTACTATAAAGTCTTAATCAGCTTCTCGTTCAACGCTACATAATCAGCATTGTTAGCTGCTTTCGCCAGTTCGATGGAACGCATAGCCGTGGTTTTAGCACCTGCTTTGTCGCCCAGTTTCGCCTGGATCTTCGCTTTCATGTGTACCATGTAGAAAGGCTCTTTACCTTCTTTGATAGCCTCGTCGATCCAAACCAACGCCTGTTTCAGGTCGCGGTTGTTCTCGTAGTAGTAGCTGGCAGCAGCCCAGTAAGGCTTTTTGTCGCCTTTCATGGCTTTTTCAATTTCTGCCATTACGGTTGCATCCATGTTCGGAGCAGTGATCTTAACCGGAACGGTCAGTTTGTCCCAGCTGATGTTCATGGTCATGCTGGCAGCAGCAATGTTGTCGAAGCTGATGGTGAATGATTCTACTTTAGAAGCATTTTTAACAGGCTTTACTTTGAATTTAGCCACGTCGTCTTCGGCCTTGTAACCATTGTCGCCCCAGTTCTTTACGCCTTTGTTCAGCACGATCTGCCATTCTGTTTTGCCAGGAATGGTGTACAGTGCATAATCACCGGCAGGCACTTTTACGCCTTCGAACGCCAGCTCTTCACCCAGGGTGATTTTAGTAGCGTTGTTAGCGCCGGTGCG
This genomic interval from Chitinophaga horti contains the following:
- the xerD gene encoding site-specific tyrosine recombinase XerD; translated protein: MWESHLNGFKAYLRLERSLAGNSIEAYLRDVEKLTQYLQSVNQPLAPGELELSHLQAFVQWVASLGMSATSQARIISGIKGFYKYLLLEDMVRTDPTQLLDAPKTSRKLPDVLSFHEIEQLIGCLDLSKPEGTRNKAILETMYSCGLRVSEVTGLKISHLYTEEGFIRVIGKGDKERLIPIGSDALRYIDIYRQQVRVHVPVKKGQEDILFLNRRGSALTRVMIFLVIKDLVLKAGIKKDVSPHTFRHSFATHLVEGGADLRAVQEMLGHESITTTEIYTHLDREYLRDTLHRYHPRF
- a CDS encoding DUF2911 domain-containing protein, producing MKNLSTYVCATALGVAISVSAVAQGVKTPAPSPAQTIKQSFALSTVEVAYSRPAVKGRTIYGDLVPYDKVWRTGANNATKITLGEELAFEGVKVPAGDYALYTIPGKTEWQIVLNKGVKNWGDNGYKAEDDVAKFKVKPVKNASKVESFTISFDNIAAASMTMNISWDKLTVPVKITAPNMDATVMAEIEKAMKGDKKPYWAAASYYYENNRDLKQALVWIDEAIKEGKEPFYMVHMKAKIQAKLGDKAGAKTTAMRSIELAKAANNADYVALNEKLIKTL